The following are encoded together in the Zingiber officinale cultivar Zhangliang chromosome 8A, Zo_v1.1, whole genome shotgun sequence genome:
- the LOC122008578 gene encoding protein STABILIZED1-like: MVFVRTLDGKTLAIDLCPTSTSLHALKLAIAARSGVPPHHQRLFLASRRLLSATVGGADDSSTTLSDLAVRPSSTMTLHLPLLGGTQTPAGPARPPRYEFLNSKPPPNYVAGLGRGATGFTTRSDIGPARAAPDLPDRSAAAIGAAAAPGAGRGRGKGAGGDEEEEEEEADGKGYDENQKFDQFEGNDFGLFASAEYDEDDKEADAVWEAIDKRMDSRRKDRREARLKQEIEKYRASNPKITEQFADLKRKLADVTPEQWDSIPDIGDHSLKNKKKRFESFVPVPDTLLEKARQEQELVTALDPKSRGVGGTETPWSQTPVTDLTAVGEGRGTVLSLKLDRLSDSVSGQTVVDPKGYLTDLKSMKITSDAEISDIKKARLLLKSVTQTNPKHPPGWIAAARLEEVAGKLQAARELIQKGCEECPKNDDVWLEACRLASPDEAKAVIAKGVKAIPNSVKLWLQAAKLETSDLTKSKVLRKGLEHIPDSVRLWKAVVELANEEDARLLLHRAVECCPLYVELWLALARLETYEQAKKVLNKAREKLSKEPAIWITAAKLEEANGNIASVGKVIERGIRSLQREGFEIDREVWMKEAESAERAGSVVTCQAIIHNTIGIGVEEEDRKRTWVADAEECKKRGSIETARAIYAHALTVFLTKKSIWLKAAQLEKSHGTKESLDALLRKAVTYKPQAEVLWLMGAKEKWLSGDVPAARQILQEAYAAIPNSEEIWLAAFKLEFENHEPERARMILAKARERGGTERVWMKSAIVERELGNLTEERRLLEEGLKLFPSFFKLWLMLGQMEDRLGQGEKTKEAYENGLKHCPQCVPLWLSLANLEERTNGLSKARAVLTMARKKNPQNPELWLAAIRSEARHGNKKEADSLMAKALQECPTSGILWAASIEMVPRPQRKTKSADALKRCDHDAYVISSVAKLFWQDRKVDKARNWFNRAVTLSPDIGDFWVFYYKFELQHGTDETQKDVLKRCVAAEPKHGERWQVISKAVENSHLPIEAILKKVVLALGKEENSTVLDGIKP, from the coding sequence ATGGTGTTCGTCCGTACGCTCGACGGCAAAACCCTAGCGATCGATCTGTGCCCGACCTCCACCTCCCTCCACGCCCTAAAGCTCGCGATCGCTGCCCGTTCCGGCGTCCCTCCCCACCACCAGCGCCTCTTCCTCGCCTCTCGCCGCCTTCTCTCCGCTACCGTCGGCGGTGCTGACGACTCATCCACCACGTTGTCTGACCTCGCCGTCCGACCCTCCTCCACCATGACCCTGCACCTTCCTCTCCTCGGTGGCACTCAGACCCCTGCTGGCCCCGCCCGCCCCCCACGGTACGAGTTTCTCAACTCAAAGCCTCCCCCCAACTACGTCGCCGGTCTCGGCCGTGGCGCCACAGGATTCACTACAAGATCTGATATTGGCCCTGCTCGCGCTGCCCCTGACCTCCCTGATCGCTCTGCCGCTGCCATCGGTGCTGCTGCAGCCCCTGGTGCTGGACGTGGCCGGGGTAAGGGAGCTGGAggtgatgaggaggaggaggaagaagaggccgaCGGCAAGGGATACGATGAAAACCAAAAGTTTGACCAGTTCGAGGGTAACGATTTCGGACTTTTTGCCTCTGCGGAGTATGATGAAGACGACAAGGAAGCTGATGCTGTTTGGGAGGCCATTGATAAGAGGATGGATTCAAGAAGGAAAGACAGGAGAGAAGCTAGGCTTAAGCAAGAGATTGAAAAGTACCGGGCTTCAAATCCTAAGATAACCGAGCAGTTTGCAGATCTGAAAAGAAAGCTCGCAGATGTGACTCCAGAGCAATGGGATAGCATCCCGGATATTGGAGATCACTCCCTAAAGAACAAAAAGAAGCGATTTGAAAGTTTTGTGCCAGTTCCGGACACCCTCCTCGAGAAGGCTAGACAGGAGCAAGAGCTTGTCACAGCCCTAGATCCTAAAAGCCGTGGGGTTGGAGGGACGGAGACACCCTGGTCGCAAACTCCTGTCACAGATCTTACTGCAGTTGGAGAAGGTAGGGGCACTGTGCTCTCTTTGAAGCTGGATAGATTGTCAGATTCTGTCTCAGGGCAAACTGTGGTCGATCCAAAGGGTTATCTGACAGATCTCAAGAGCATGAAAATCACTAGTGATGCAGAGATTTCGGATATCAAAAAGGCAAGGTTGTTGCTTAAATCTGTTACCCAGACAAACCCAAAGCACCCCCCTGGATGGATTGCTGCAGCTAGATTGGAGGAGGTTGCCGGCAAACTCCAAGCAGCACGAGAGTTGATTCAGAAAGGATGTGAGGAGTGCCCTAAGAACGATGATGTTTGGTTAGAAGCTTGTCGGCTGGCAAGCCCTGATGAAGCTAAGGCTGTCATTGCTAAGGGTGTGAAAGCAATTCCAAATTCAGTGAAGTTATGGTTGCAGGCAGCAAAATTGGAGACCAGTGATCTGACCAAAAGCAAGGTGCTGAGGAAAGGGTTGGAGCACATTCCAGATTCTGTGAGGTTGTGGAAAGCTGTAGTTGAACTAGCAAACGAGGAGGATGCAAGACTTTTGCTACATAGAGCTGTGGAGTGCTGCCCACTTTACGTTGAGCTGTGGCTTGCCCTTGCAAGGTTAGAGACTTATGAACAAGCAAAGAAGGTCCTTAACAAAGCAAGGGAAAAGCTATCCAAGGAGCCTGCAATTTGGATCACTGCAGCAAAGTTGGAGGAAGCTAACGGCAATATTGCATCAGTTGGAAAGGTAATTGAGAGAGGTATAAGATCATTGCAGAGAGAAGGATTTGAGATTGATCGAGAAGTTTGGATGAAGGAAGCAGAATCTGCAGAACGTGCTGGATCAGTTGTTACTTGTCAGGCAATAATTCACAACACCATTGGTATTGGGGTGGAAGAAGAAGATCGGAAAAGGACATGGGTTGCTGATGCTGAGGAATGCAAGAAGCGTGGCTCCATTGAAACGGCTCGGGCTATATATGCCCATGCATTAACTGTGTTCCTTACCAAGAAAAGCATATGGCTCAAGGCAGCTCAGCTTGAGAAGAGCCATGGAACCAAGGAGTCTCTGGATGCACTCCTGAGAAAAGCTGTTACATACAAGCCACAAGCTGAAGTGCTATGGCTGATGGGTGCAAAAGAAAAGTGGCTCTCAGGAGACGTACCTGCAGCACGACAAATTCTGCAGGAAGCATATGCTGCAATTCCCAATTCAGAGGAAATTTGGCTGGCTGCCTTCAAGCTTGAATTTGAAAACCATGAACCTGAGAGAGCAAGAATGATTTTAGCCAAAGCTCGTGAGAGAGGAGGAACTGAAAGAGTATGGATGAAATCTGCTATCGTAGAAAGAGAATTGGGGAACCTTACTGAGGAACGGAGATTGCTGGAGGAAGGGTTAAAGTTGTTTCCTTCATTCTTCAAGTTGTGGCTAATGCTAGGACAGATGGAAGATCGCCTTGGTCAAGGAGAAAAAACTAAAGAAGCTTATGAAAATGGTCTGAAACATTGTCCTCAGTGTGTTCCTCTTTGGCTCTCACTTGCAAACTTAGAGGAAAGGACGAATGGCCTAAGCAAAGCTCGGGCTGTTCTTACTATGGCCAGGAAAAAGAATCCACAGAATCCAGAACTTTGGCTTGCAGCTATTCGTTCTGAGGCCAGGCATGGCAACAAAAAGGAAGCAGATTCATTGATGGCCAAGGCATTGCAAGAATGCCCAACAAGTGGTATACTATGGGCTGCTTCCATTGAGATGGTTCCGCGTCCTCAACGCAAGACAAAGAGTGCAGATGCCCTCAAACGGTGTGATCACGATGCGTATGTCATTTCATCTGTGGCAAAACTGTTTTGGCAAGACCGAAAGGTCGACAAGGCAAGGAACTGGTTCAACAGGGCAGTCACACTTTCTCCAGACATTGGGGATTTCTGGGTCTTTTACTACAAGTTTGAGCTTCAGCATGGTACTGACGAGACCCAAAAGGATGTACTGAAAAGATGTGTTGCTGCTGAGCCCAAGCATGGAGAAAGATGGCAAGTAATTTCCAAGGCAGTAGAGAACTCTCACCTCCCAATTGAAGCTATTCTTAAGAAGGTAGTTCTTGCTCTAGGAAAAGAAGAAAACTCTACTGTGTTAGATGGCATCAAGCCCTAA
- the LOC122008580 gene encoding thioredoxin-like has product MALNRLPTPTPTPTPAAAAMAPACSSLTGPLTRRLPSFRGLWMSTRFVRVSSAQAQKVISRSSRRQHVLCEVPETTEQLPSVSKETWQTLVLESDIPVLVDFWAPWCGPCRLIEPTIVKLSKDYEGKLKCYKLNTDENPDITTQYGIRSIPTMMIFKDGEKKEAILGAVPESKLISSIEKFLVR; this is encoded by the exons ATGGCGCTGAACCGCCTGCCTACGCCGACGCCAACGCCGACGCCTGCTGCTGCAGCGATGGCCCCAGCTTGCTCTTCCCTCACCGGCCCATTGACGAGGCGTCTCCCTTCTTTCCGGGGCCTGTGGATGTCGACTCGGTTTGTGAGGGTCTCAAGCGCGCAGGCGCAGAAGGTCATCTCCAGGTCTTCTCGCCGCCAACACGTTCTTTGCGAGGTCCCTGAGACGACAGAGCAGC TTCCATCTGTCTCTAAAGAAACATGGCAAACTCTCGTCCTGGAGTCTGATATCCCAGTGCTTGTAGATTTTTGGGCACCATGGTGCGGGCCTTGCCGGCTAATTGAGCCAACCATTGTCAAATTGTCAAAGGATTACGAAGGCAAACTCAAATGCTACAAATTAAACACGGATGAGAACCCTGACATAACTACACAATATGGTATTCGGAGCATTCCAACCATGATGATATTCAAAGATGGTGAGAAGAAAGAAGCTATTCTTGGGGCTGTGCCAGAATCTAAACTTATTTCATCAATTGAGAAGTTTCTAGTGAGGTAA